Below is a window of Cytophaga hutchinsonii ATCC 33406 DNA.
GCATGGCTGAAGAATCTATCACCGCTGAATTAACAAGTAAGCCGTCCGGTGCTGTCTTCGTTGTATAAGTAGCTTTAATGTCAATAAGCGCATCGAGCGGGTCGCCGGTCCATATGATTTTACTGCCTCTTGAAATATTGAATTTACGTACAATGAGATTTTCTAAAGAAGCTTTGTAATTACCATCGTTAACTACATAGGTGCCGGTTAAGTTTGTCTGGCCACTGGCATCCATCTTGAAGTTCAGGTCTGCATCACCTCTTACGGATAGCGAATCTCCTGAGATCGGATCAACCAGTATCTTTAATGTACTGTTCCTGTCAATATGAATTTTTGCTGACAGATCAAGCCCGGTTATTTTTTCTGCAATAACTTCTTCATTTTGCCGTAACATGATCGGATCAAGGGAAGAGGAATCAGTTGTGAAAATCACAATACCATCACCGCGGTCAACACTGATCTTTGAATCTGGTATAGCAAAGGTGAAATGACTGCCTTTTTCGATATCAATAGTTGCATTGATGACAGGCAGGTTCTGATCTCCCCTGATAGAAATTTTACTGTCCAGAAATACTCTTCCATAATAGAGTTTGTTATTTACAGCGGTTGTATTCAGTATCATGAAATCATTTGTAGTAACGGTTAGGTTAAAAGTTGCATTGTCAAATTTTTCTATTCCTACCGTACCGTTAATGATTGCTTCATTGTTTAATGAATCAAGTATATTAAACGATTTGAATGTTACTTTTTCGGAAGAAACGGTTATCGTTTCTTTCTTCATGAATATCCGCTGGTTGATGTATGCTACTTTTGTGGATGCCTCTATAAATTGAATGTCGCCGTTAAACCTGGGTTCTTTTACTGGTCCGGTGATAGCGATATTTCCTCTTACAAGTCCGGTACTGCCCGATATCTGGCCGCCGCTAAAGGCTTCCAGCGAATGCAGCTGAATGGATTTTATATCGGCATTAAAATGCAGGGCGCTGTTTTCATCCGAACTTAAATAATATCCTCCAATGGTTGCCCGGTTCAGAGAGTCTGTCAATTCAATATTAGCCGTGTATCTGTCGGCTGTAAGGTTATCTGCTGTGATCTTTAAATTGCCGACACGCGAATCCTTATATGCAAGATTCTGAATGTCGAGCTTTGAAGTAAAGGCTGGATTCTGATGAATGTTTTTCAGATTGACCTCTCCATTCAGAATTCCCTGTACCAGCAATGTGTCCGTATCTTCAACAATCTGCGACAAGGTATGCAGATCAAAGGCACTGAATTGCAAATTCATGTCGTTGCCTTCAGCCGCTGATTGCAGTTTTATAAATTGTTTTTCATGAGATAAATTAAAATGGTCTGCAAAAATATAATTCGAAGCAATTTCTATATAATTATTTTCTGTTACGGCCCACTTATCTTCCTGCAGCATTAATCCATCTTTAACAATACTGAAACGATAGTGGTCTTTGGAAGCATGGGTTACAATGGAATTGAGTTTGATCTTATTCCGTTCTTCAACATCCTTAATGGTAACGTTGATTGAAGCAGTGTCGTTACGCAGCAAGCCGTCTGCGGTAGTTTGCTGAAGCGTAATACCTCCGGTTTTTAAATAACTCCAGCCCGTGTTATACGTTAATTTATCCGCATCAGAATCAATATCAAAAACGAATTCATTAACGGTGATGCCGGAGTAGGTGGCAAGCGGAATAGAAGCACTTACAGCCATTTTGGCTTCTTCGCTGTTGAAAGAACCTGAAATGCTAAGCGGTTTGTAATTTTGCAGTGAAGGCAAAAGTACTTCACGCAGAAGCGGAGAGTCGTTCAGTTTTATTTCAAATACAAAATTCTGCGGTTTAGTCTGCTTGAATTTTGTTTCAGTTAAAAGGAAATACCGGTTCAGGTGATTGGTAATGGCATCGCTTACAGAGAATACATCGATGTTTCCGTCAAAGCTGGCTGCTACCATTGAACTGTTTAATTTCATATTGCTTTTACCCGGTTCATTGATCGATACCAGAATCAGTGAATCTTCTTTATAACGTTTGCCGTTTTGAATAACAAGTATGTTGCGTGTTGAAACATGTCCGTTAATGTTCTGTGTAGGATCACCAATTAAATGTATATCTGTATTTGCCGACAGGTTTATGCTTTCCGTGGTAATACCCAAACCTTTAAAATCGGCACCTTTTAAATTTATCTGTGCATCATAAAATTCCTGCTGTTTATCCAGATTGGCCTTTGCTGTAAGAAGAAGATTCAGGTTCTGATCATCCACCGTGCCGGTTGCTTCTATAAGCTTTTTATCTATGCTGCCATCAAGCTGTATGTTGTGGTACACATAATCGTTCAAACCAAAAGATTCAATGTCGCTATGTATCGTTGCTTTTATGCTGCTGGTGTCAAAACCTCTCCCGGTCACATCTACTGCGCCGTTTAGTTTACCCAGGTTTGATTGGTTCATCAACTGGCCGAGATCAAAGCTGTGCGTTTGAAGAGCAAGCGTATATACGGGTATTTCTTTCTGCAGATTTTTTATATCTGCATCTATAAATACACTGCCGATAGAGCTGCTCATATCTATCGTAGAATGGAAGTCCGATAATGTTCCTGTATAATTACCTGTTGCAAATACTTCAGAAGGTATCTGAATACTTGCGGGCAATGTGCTGTCAGGCAGAAGCGCTGTTAAGTCTGCACCGCCTGTCTGAATGCGTTTAATGTTCAGGTCAATAAATAATTTATCCGGATCTGTAATGAAATTTAAACGGCCTTTTGTATCAATACTTGTGTTTAATGTTTTGAAGTAAAACTGCTGAATATCCAGACGGTTTAGATTGCCTTTTGCAATCAGGTTGAAAGCTGCTCTGCGGTCTTTGTTTTTATGAATAATTTCAACGGTGTCGAGTGAAGGTACAAGCAACAGCAGGTCACGTACGGCAACCTGATTATTCATCATGGAGCAGTCAACCGACAGGGAAGACATGATTTCGCTTAAGGAGTTAAATGTTACTTTTATGTCCTGGCCCAGATAAGAATGATTGGTAACAAGCGAAAGGTCTGTAAGGCTTGCGGATGTGGCATCCATATAGGCGACCGTTTTAAGGGATCGAACTCCGAAGCCGCTGTTGTCCTGTGCGGATAACGATTCTATGGTTGCTTTAACAAGCGGACCGTTGTATGAAATGTCTTTTGCTGATGTATTGATACCCGTAAGTGCTAAATGATTCCAGTCTATTCCTGCAGGAATTTCAGGTTCATTCAGAAAATCCATTTTGAAATCATTCTGTTTCAGATTTAATGAACTCACTTGAACATTCCATTCCGCACTTTCCGGATCATCTGAATGTTGTGCGCTTGTATCGGACGATTTTTTAAGCTGAATCAAAGCCCGGCTTTGTCCGATCGATAAACCATCGCTTGCAATAAGTTGTTTGGTAAGATCAATTGTACTCGGCTTTAACTCAAGTTCGCCAATGTTTACATCGATGCGCATCGCAGTAATGTCATCCGTGTATTTAAAAGAAGAGTGTTCAATCGTAAGTAAAGAAGCGT
It encodes the following:
- a CDS encoding translocation/assembly module TamB domain-containing protein; its protein translation is MISGRKAVRVASKILIWLLGIFTVLFILLWSVLKVPAVQNFLIKKATGYVSNKTHTRVELAYIDLEFPKSILLQGIFLEDTKHDTLVSIGEIEVNLNMLALLSNTVSIETLGIDNFYVRLKRTNPDTTFNFQFLADAFTSDDTKEVVVDTVKGTPWTIKANSIALTHGRFEMLDETSGMLMNVSAGEIEAELNKLDITASYVDLGDIKLSEVHGNMRNTKPAAPDTDTSSGGWNGIHASLLTIEHSSFKYTDDITAMRIDVNIGELELKPSTIDLTKQLIASDGLSIGQSRALIQLKKSSDTSAQHSDDPESAEWNVQVSSLNLKQNDFKMDFLNEPEIPAGIDWNHLALTGINTSAKDISYNGPLVKATIESLSAQDNSGFGVRSLKTVAYMDATSASLTDLSLVTNHSYLGQDIKVTFNSLSEIMSSLSVDCSMMNNQVAVRDLLLLVPSLDTVEIIHKNKDRRAAFNLIAKGNLNRLDIQQFYFKTLNTSIDTKGRLNFITDPDKLFIDLNIKRIQTGGADLTALLPDSTLPASIQIPSEVFATGNYTGTLSDFHSTIDMSSSIGSVFIDADIKNLQKEIPVYTLALQTHSFDLGQLMNQSNLGKLNGAVDVTGRGFDTSSIKATIHSDIESFGLNDYVYHNIQLDGSIDKKLIEATGTVDDQNLNLLLTAKANLDKQQEFYDAQINLKGADFKGLGITTESINLSANTDIHLIGDPTQNINGHVSTRNILVIQNGKRYKEDSLILVSINEPGKSNMKLNSSMVAASFDGNIDVFSVSDAITNHLNRYFLLTETKFKQTKPQNFVFEIKLNDSPLLREVLLPSLQNYKPLSISGSFNSEEAKMAVSASIPLATYSGITVNEFVFDIDSDADKLTYNTGWSYLKTGGITLQQTTADGLLRNDTASINVTIKDVEERNKIKLNSIVTHASKDHYRFSIVKDGLMLQEDKWAVTENNYIEIASNYIFADHFNLSHEKQFIKLQSAAEGNDMNLQFSAFDLHTLSQIVEDTDTLLVQGILNGEVNLKNIHQNPAFTSKLDIQNLAYKDSRVGNLKITADNLTADRYTANIELTDSLNRATIGGYYLSSDENSALHFNADIKSIQLHSLEAFSGGQISGSTGLVRGNIAITGPVKEPRFNGDIQFIEASTKVAYINQRIFMKKETITVSSEKVTFKSFNILDSLNNEAIINGTVGIEKFDNATFNLTVTTNDFMILNTTAVNNKLYYGRVFLDSKISIRGDQNLPVINATIDIEKGSHFTFAIPDSKISVDRGDGIVIFTTDSSSLDPIMLRQNEEVIAEKITGLDLSAKIHIDRNSTLKILVDPISGDSLSVRGDADLNFKMDASGQTNLTGTYVVNDGNYKASLENLIVRKFNISRGSKIIWTGDPLDALIDIKATYTTKTAPDGLLVNSAVIDSSAMRKPLPFIVVMSMQGELLKPTISFQLDMPDNAKGALGGEVYSKITNINANESEVNKQVFALLVLNRFITPEAGGGGSGASDFARRSVSRMMSNELNKLSAKYVEGLQIDVDVQSYNQVNNGQQRGNTQVEVGVTKTLFDERLSVQIGGNVPIEGQDASSNSSTAKNITGDVTVEYKLTKNGRYKVKAFRKNEYDGISNGTIVETGAGIMYIRNFTHFKELFISKKKRKELTQQKTPISTH